Proteins encoded together in one Apus apus isolate bApuApu2 chromosome Z, bApuApu2.pri.cur, whole genome shotgun sequence window:
- the LOC127395863 gene encoding protein FAM240B-like — translation MSKHTNFRRHNMGGHDAEGLRNFWEKVIQEQTKQREGEESRLRKSALSKLRHEWTLRLEGQARQLQEHTKTLKAQMTLLSMEALLPPDKTVA, via the exons atgagCAAGCATACTAACTTTAGACGACACAACATGGGTGGTCATGATGCAGAAGGGCTGAGGAACTTCTGGGAAAAAGTCATCCAAGAGCAAACTAAGCAACGAGAAGGAGAAGAGTCTAGGTTAAGAAAAAGTGCCTTGAGCAA ACTCCGGCATGAGTGGACTCTGCGGCTGGAAGGCCAAGCAAGACAGCTCCAGGAGCACACAAAAACCCTGAAGGCACAGATGACACTGCTGTCCATGGAGGCTCTTCTCCCACCAGATAAAACTGTTGCTTAA